Genomic DNA from Sporosarcina sp. ANT_H38:
CGATTGTCTTGGCGGGGTATTCCCCGTTCAGGCAATCGTCTCTTTTTCCGTTTTTTGCATGTATATAAGCGAAGGGGAAAAGGGCATCCTTTTTTAGAAGGTAAGGAAGTAAAGGTTTTTCGGACTGGAACAGTGTCTAGACTCGAGCGTCTAGCCAATCGAGTCACTTCAGACTTTAATTAAAGGCAATGAACGCTTTTAGCTTAAGGCCTTCCATCGAAGAGGGATTAAACTCCATCCCTCCTACTTTTCGGATCTACCAAGGCGCTTGCGCTTTTCTTAGAAGGGGGAGATTTTTATGAATGATTTACTAATCATCGGTTTTCGGACCGTTTTTCTTTATGTACTCATTTTGATCATCTTACGAATTATGGGGAAACGTGAAGTCGGTGAGCTTGGAGTAATCGACGTTGTTGTCTTTATAATAATGGCAGAAGTTGCTGCATTTGCACTTGAATCCCCCGACCAGAATATAATTCACTCTATTCTACCGATGATTATCTTGCTCTTTATTCAACTCATTTCCTCTTATTTTTCATTAAAAAGTAAAAGGTTTAGAGACATTGTCGACGGTGAACCAACACTTATCATTAGGCACGGAGTCATACTGGAGCAGGAAATGCGAAAACAGCGCTATAATTTGGATGATTTGTTCCAGCAACTTCGTGAGCAGCAGGTCGGCTCCGTCCATGAAGTGTCTTTCGCGTATTTGGAACCGTCTGGAAATCTATCGGTTTTTAAACATGATGATATTCAACCGGTACTTGCGCTGATTTCAGACGGCTATATTCAATCTAGACATTTAGAACTTATCGGTAAAACAGACGAGTGGCTTTTAAATGGACTCAGGCAACTTGGAGTGAATGATGTAAAAGAAATTTTTTATTGTTCATTTGAAAATGATGAACTGAAGTTCCAGTTAAAAGAAGCTTATCAATAATTTTTCAAGAGTTTCTTAAATAGAAATAGATCACTTTTTTTCACTTGGCCAGTCAGAATTAAAATAACCAGAAGGAAAACTATCGAAATTGCACATTCTGTAAATAATCCGAAATCCCCGATTGGTATGAAAATCGGACGCATGATACAAGTCATGATAAATGAAGCATATGGCAAAGCAAATATAGTGAAACCAGTAGCGGTCGATTTGTTTTTCCGAAGTGTTGCTATATGAAGGAATGATGTAATTAGCACACCGAAGCCGATCGCAAGGACTGCCCCTGTCACTTGTAGACCGGGCTGGGAAGCGAGGATGAACATGACCCCAAGTTTAGCGATACCGCCGTATACGGAGTTCATCATCCCTGCCTTGGCGTCACCCGTTGCTTGTAAAATTGAATAGAGAGGACCTTGGATATAATAAAAGAAAAAAACAGGAGCAAGTAACGCCATATAGGATGCTCCTTGGGTAACGTGAAATAGTTTCTCAGCCAACTCCTGCCCGTGGATGAAAAAAACTGTAGCTGCAAAAGTTCCTGTTAAAGCGGATAAGCGCAGGGACAGATGAATCCGTTCTTTCAGTTTACTCGTATTATTTGACGCAACTGCTCCGCTTACGGCGGGAACCAGGACAACAGACAAGGCATATGGGATGAAAGCAGGGAATAGGAGTAGCGGCACGAGTACACCGGATACAATGCCATACAGTGTTGTGGCAGCTACAGCTGAAACCCCTGAAAATGCGAGTGCGCGGAGGAAGATAATTGGTTCAAGGAACCAAGTAAACGTACCGAACAGACGGCTACCAGACGATGGCAAAGCGATCGCCAGCAGAGGTTCCATTGGATAACGCTTAAGTTTTTCTTGTTGTTTTGGTCTGCGTTTCTGTTGCTGTCTATATTTGAACAACAAATAGAGGACAGATAGCATTTCGGCAAGAAGCGTAATGCCCATCGCATAAGCTGCACTCAATGCTGTATTGTCAGCTACAAGAAGATGTGGCAAAAGCCATGTGATTAGCGCAATCCGGCATATTTGTTCAATGATTTGTGACCAGGCTGTTTCTTCGATACGTGCGATACCTTGGAAATATCCGCGGATCAAGCCCCCAATGGCAGCAATTGGTACGATTGCGATTCCGACGTACAGTGTTATGGATGATGCTGAATTACCGAGAAGCGTTTCAGATAAGTAGGGAACGAACAAGATTGAAGCTGGTATGAATACCGTTGCTGTCAAAATGGTAATGAAGGAAGCAGTCTTCATAAGGGAAGGGATTTTTACGGATTGCCCTTTCGCTTCGAGTTCAGCAATCACTTTGGCTATGGCAATCGGTACACCAAGCTGAACAAGTGACAGGAAAAAGATAAAAGCGGGATAAGCGGTCATGTAGATGCCGACCGCTTCTTCGCCTGCAATCCGCATGAATTGAATCCGGAAGACGAATCCTAATAGCTTGGTTAGGAAGACGGCAACCATCAGGACGACAGTTCCGCGGATGAATGAAGACAATTTAAACAACTCCTTCTCAATTCCGGTCATTTCATATACACTAAACCTATGCAGAAATATCCATACTTACGACTGTATAGGAAAGGGATGGAAAAGATGCCTAGAGAATTCGGCCGACTGTTCACACATATGTTGCCTGCAATTGAAAGCAAAAAAACTGAATTTCATCTGTACGGCTATACAACAGTAACCGAGGAGGATATTTGGACATTTTGTGTCAAGAAGAAATGGCGTAAAAAGAATATCGAGGAGATGGGAATGCATGAAATTGCGGATGGAATCCTTAAAATCACATCTGCAGAATTTATGACATTTACACAAATTGAAGAACAACGTAGTTCAAATTGGTTTTCCGATTTGAATAGTGAAGAACTTCAAATCTTACTTTCACCACGTCAAATCGAAAAGTAAACTATGAGAATATGAAATATGACTATTTGACACATGAATGACTGTGTTTCATAATAGATATATTGTGTTTTTATAATGTTTAGTATTCAGCGCCAAGTTATTGCGGGGGCGCTGTCGCTATTCTCGGAGTATGTACATAGATAAATCCCGTACAGCTGCACTCCATATTTAGAGGGGGAACTTAGATTATGAAAAGAAGAGGACGGATTGTTGCCTTTCTACTATTAATCGTCGTGTTCGGCTTGACGATAGGGACAACTGCAAATCCGATAATGAAAGATGTAAAACTAGGCCTAGACTTACAGGGCGGCTTTGAAGTCCTTTATCAAGTTGAACCTTTGAAAAAAGATGGTCCAGATATTACGGAAAAAATGGTTACTGATACAGCGAATGCGCTGACAAGCCGAGTTAACGTACTCGGAGTAAGTGAACCAAGTATCCAAATCGAGTCGGGTAACCGGATTCGCGTGCAACTTGCGGGAGTTGAGGACCAGGAGTCAGCTAGAAAATTACTTTCGACCCAGGCAAACCTAACATTCAGGGATGCTGATGACAATCTCCTTCTCGACGGAAACGATTTGAAAGAGGGCAAGGCCAAAGCGAACTTTGGCGAAAATGGTCAGCCAGTTGTTACACTTGAAATGAAATCGCCGAATAAATTCGGCGAAGTGACAACATTGATTTCGCAGAAAAAACCGGAGAACGTAATGGTCATTTGGCTAGACTTCGTAGAAGGTGAAGATTCATTTAAAGAGGAAGTAACGAAAGAGAAACCTAAATTCGTTTCTGCGCCTTATGTGGCAAATCCTATAAATTCTTCAGACGTTGAAATATCGGGTTCATTT
This window encodes:
- a CDS encoding DUF421 domain-containing protein, which encodes MNDLLIIGFRTVFLYVLILIILRIMGKREVGELGVIDVVVFIIMAEVAAFALESPDQNIIHSILPMIILLFIQLISSYFSLKSKRFRDIVDGEPTLIIRHGVILEQEMRKQRYNLDDLFQQLREQQVGSVHEVSFAYLEPSGNLSVFKHDDIQPVLALISDGYIQSRHLELIGKTDEWLLNGLRQLGVNDVKEIFYCSFENDELKFQLKEAYQ
- a CDS encoding oligosaccharide flippase family protein, translated to MSSFIRGTVVLMVAVFLTKLLGFVFRIQFMRIAGEEAVGIYMTAYPAFIFFLSLVQLGVPIAIAKVIAELEAKGQSVKIPSLMKTASFITILTATVFIPASILFVPYLSETLLGNSASSITLYVGIAIVPIAAIGGLIRGYFQGIARIEETAWSQIIEQICRIALITWLLPHLLVADNTALSAAYAMGITLLAEMLSVLYLLFKYRQQQKRRPKQQEKLKRYPMEPLLAIALPSSGSRLFGTFTWFLEPIIFLRALAFSGVSAVAATTLYGIVSGVLVPLLLFPAFIPYALSVVLVPAVSGAVASNNTSKLKERIHLSLRLSALTGTFAATVFFIHGQELAEKLFHVTQGASYMALLAPVFFFYYIQGPLYSILQATGDAKAGMMNSVYGGIAKLGVMFILASQPGLQVTGAVLAIGFGVLITSFLHIATLRKNKSTATGFTIFALPYASFIMTCIMRPIFIPIGDFGLFTECAISIVFLLVILILTGQVKKSDLFLFKKLLKNY
- a CDS encoding post-transcriptional regulator, with amino-acid sequence MPREFGRLFTHMLPAIESKKTEFHLYGYTTVTEEDIWTFCVKKKWRKKNIEEMGMHEIADGILKITSAEFMTFTQIEEQRSSNWFSDLNSEELQILLSPRQIEK